DNA from Terriglobus tenax:
GGCTCTACCGCACGAAGGTAGCCACGCACAGCGAACATGTGATTCCGCAGGCCTGCGAGATTGCCGGCGCCCTCGGGATTCCCCTGGCACCTGCCACCGTCTCCCTGCCGCTCGATAAGGACGCTGAGATTTGGGCCGCTTCCCTTCCCTGCGAAAACAGCATCTTCCTTGCGCCTTCTGCCGGATGGGGAGCCAAGCAGTGGCCCGCCGACCGCTATGGCGAACTGGCGCGCAGGCTGGCCGCAAACGGATACTCTGTCTTAGTGAACGCCGTCCATCCACAGGACCCGCTGGCCAAGGCCGTGGTGCGTGCCAGTGATGGCATCGCAACCCCGGTGGTGGCCGGCATCGCACAACTGATCGCCCTGACCCGCCGCATGAAGCTGGTCGTGGCCGGGGATACCGGCCCGCTGCACATGGCTGCCGCGCTGCAGGTGCCAGTGGTGGCCATCTTTGGCCCTACGGACCCGGCCCGCAACGGCCCTTACAACACCACGAGCCGCGTTCTGCGCGACCCGTCCAGCGTGCGCGATCACCGCCGCCACGCCGCGCCGGAGGCTGGCCTGCTGCGCATCACGGTCGACCAGGTCTACGCTGCCGCACTTGAACTTTTGGAGACACACGCATGAGCGCCCAGCGCACCACCTGGCAGAAGATCGCCCGCCGCATCCGCGTCCCGCTGGGCTTTGTCTGCGCCGCGATTTTCCTGTATCTCGCACGCCCCAGCCTTGCCACGCTCGCAGCCAGCATCCCCGTTGTGGGCTGCGGTCTGTGGCTGCGCGGATACGCCGCCGGCTACGTGAAGAAGAACGCCGAGCTGACCCAGACCGGCCCCTACGCTCACACACGCAACCCGCTTTACCTCGGATCGATTTTGATTGCGGTAGGCTTCGCCGTCGCCGCGCGAAGCTGGCCGATGGCCGTGGTCCTGGTGGCCATGTTCCTTGCCATCTATCTGCCGACCATCCGTTCGGAAGAAGAGTTCCTGCGCGCCCACTTCGCGGACTTCGACACCTACGCCAGCCGCGTGCCTCGCCTGCTGCCCCGGCTGACCCCGGCTAAGACCACCGCCAGCAAGGGCAGCTTCTCACCCGAGCTTTACCGCAAGCATCGTGAGTACAATGCCCTTATGGGTGCGTCGGCGATCTACGCGGCCCTGATAGCGCGGCTGCTGTTCTGGCCTCGCTGATTTTTTCCTGAGAGAATGGGCTGCAGTTTGCTTCTGACCAGACGATTCATCGCCATCGCCGCCCTTGCGCTCTCCGTCACCGGCAGCACCCAGCAGCCGCAGGCAGTGCCCCCGGCCGCGCCTTCCATGGCTGCTCCGCAACCTGGATTCAGCTTCGCCGCCAGCCCCCAGACCCTGACCTATAGCGTTGATTGGAGAGTCTTTACAGCCGGCCAGGCGGTCTTCCGCCTGGAGAATGTCAACGGCCAGATCAGGATCAACGCAACCGCCGACACCCTGGGCGCGGTCAACATGCTCTACCCCGTCGCCGACAAGTACCAGTCCACTTTCGACGCGCGCACCGGCTGCTCCTCAAACTATTCCAAGCAGATCCAGGAAGGCCGCCGCAAGGTCAACACCGACCTGACCTTCAACTATCCGGCTGGTAAGCAGATGCTGTTCGAACGCAACCTGATCAAGGGCAACACCAAGCAGCAGGAGACCCCGATCCCAGCCTGCGTTACCGACTCGCTCTCGGCTATCTTCTACGTCGCCTCGCAGCCCATTGCTGTTGGCCAGAGCACCACGCTGCTGCTGGCCGACTCCGCCCGCGTAGTTCCCGTAACCATGAAGGCCGAGGCCAGGGAAGAGATCAAGACCCCCGCCGGAACCTTCCAGACCATCCGCATGCAGCCCACCGCCGATGCCGGTATTGTGAAAAATCGCGGCAATATCTGGGTCTGGTATACGGACGATGCGCGGCATATCCCTGTTCAGATTCGCGCGCACCTGCCGCTGGTCTTCGGAACCATCACCTTCCGCCTGCAGTCCGCGGAGACAAAGTAGCTTTCCTGCCAGCGGTATCCCCGGAACCGGTCATCCTCTGGTATGCTTAAAAAGTTGGTTTTCGCGTGTGTTCCAGGCCCTCGCTTATGAAAACTGACACCCTTCACAGAAAATCGGGGAGTGGCTCAGCCTGGTAGAGCACCTGCTTCGGGAGCAGGGGGTCGGAGGTTCGAATCCTCTCTCCCCGACCATTCACTTAGACAAGTTTTTATCCACTCCACCTGCGAAAACAGGTCAGACTGGCGCGTTTTAACCTCCTTCCGCTAGGATGGCGTGCGATGAAAATTCTGCGCCTACTTCCCTTCTTTCTCGCGTTGCCGCTTGCCGCACAGCAGCAGCGTGTCGCGCTGACCCCGCCCATGGGCTGGAACAGCTGGAACCACTTTGCCACCCGCGTGACCGAGGCCGATGTGCGCGGCGCCGCCGACGCCATTGCCGCCAGTGGAATGAAAGATGCCGGCTACGTGTACGTAAACATTGATGACGCCTGGGAGGGTAAGCGCGATGCCCAGGGCGTGATCCACTCCAATGAAAAATTCCCGGATATGAAGGCGCTGGGCGACTATATCCACTCCAAGGGGCTGAAGTTCGGCATCTACTCCTCCCCCGGACCGCAGACCTGCGCCCGCTATGAGGGCAGCTACCAGCACGAAGAACAGGACGCGAAGACCTGGGCTGAGTGGGGTGTGGACTATGTGAAGTACGACCTGTGCAGCTTCCGACCCATCATGAACGCCGCCGCGGCCAAAGACCCTGAACACGCCGAGGAGATCAAGTTCAAGCTGATGAAGGAAGCCTACGACAAGATGAGCAAGGCGCTGAAGGCCACCGGACGGCCCATCGTGCTCTCACTGTGCCAATACGGCTGGAACGACGTATGGACGTGGGGTCCGGAGGTAGGAGGCAACCTGTGGCGTACCACCGATGACATTCGCGATAGCTATCTGTCGATGTCGCAGATCGGCTTCTCGCAGGCAGGCCTGTCCAAGTACGCCGGTCCCGGCCACTGGAACGACCCCGACATGCTGGAGATTGGCAACGGCCTGATGACCGCCGAGGAGTATCGCACGCACATGAGCCTGTGGTGCCTTCTGGCCGCTCCCCTGCTGGCCGGCAACGACCTGAGCAAGATGACCGATGAGACTAAGTCAATCCTTCTGAACAAGGAAGCCATTGCTCTCGATCAGGACCCGCTGGGCAAGCAGGGCGACCGTGTCTGGGCCAAGGGTGCGTTGGAGGTCTGGGCCAAGCCGCTGAGCAATGGCAAGGTCGCCGTGGGCCTGTTTAATCGCAGCCTTGAGGCCGCTCCGGTCAGCTTCAAGCTCTCCGATGTCGGCGCTAAGTCCGGAGCAAAAGCACGCGACCTGTGGGCGCATAAGGACCTGGGTGCCCTGAAGGACAGCTACACCTCCACCATTCCGGCGCACGGCGTCGTTCTGCTGAAGCTGGAGTAACGAAATGCTCATTGCCCCACTCTTCGCGCTGTTCGCGAAGGGTGGGGTTTCTTATTTACTCAGGAAGAGTTGTCATCCCGACCGGAGGGAGACGGAGGCTTCAGCCCGGGCCTAAAGGCCCAACTTTTGTT
Protein-coding regions in this window:
- a CDS encoding methyltransferase family protein, whose translation is MSAQRTTWQKIARRIRVPLGFVCAAIFLYLARPSLATLAASIPVVGCGLWLRGYAAGYVKKNAELTQTGPYAHTRNPLYLGSILIAVGFAVAARSWPMAVVLVAMFLAIYLPTIRSEEEFLRAHFADFDTYASRVPRLLPRLTPAKTTASKGSFSPELYRKHREYNALMGASAIYAALIARLLFWPR
- a CDS encoding glycoside hydrolase family 27 protein; amino-acid sequence: MKILRLLPFFLALPLAAQQQRVALTPPMGWNSWNHFATRVTEADVRGAADAIAASGMKDAGYVYVNIDDAWEGKRDAQGVIHSNEKFPDMKALGDYIHSKGLKFGIYSSPGPQTCARYEGSYQHEEQDAKTWAEWGVDYVKYDLCSFRPIMNAAAAKDPEHAEEIKFKLMKEAYDKMSKALKATGRPIVLSLCQYGWNDVWTWGPEVGGNLWRTTDDIRDSYLSMSQIGFSQAGLSKYAGPGHWNDPDMLEIGNGLMTAEEYRTHMSLWCLLAAPLLAGNDLSKMTDETKSILLNKEAIALDQDPLGKQGDRVWAKGALEVWAKPLSNGKVAVGLFNRSLEAAPVSFKLSDVGAKSGAKARDLWAHKDLGALKDSYTSTIPAHGVVLLKLE
- a CDS encoding DUF3108 domain-containing protein gives rise to the protein MLLTRRFIAIAALALSVTGSTQQPQAVPPAAPSMAAPQPGFSFAASPQTLTYSVDWRVFTAGQAVFRLENVNGQIRINATADTLGAVNMLYPVADKYQSTFDARTGCSSNYSKQIQEGRRKVNTDLTFNYPAGKQMLFERNLIKGNTKQQETPIPACVTDSLSAIFYVASQPIAVGQSTTLLLADSARVVPVTMKAEAREEIKTPAGTFQTIRMQPTADAGIVKNRGNIWVWYTDDARHIPVQIRAHLPLVFGTITFRLQSAETK
- a CDS encoding glycosyltransferase family 9 protein, coding for MRTGAMGDILHGMPAITALRHALPDAHIGWVVEPHWSPLLQASGTSFPRTPQMPLVDRVHFAETRSWSKRPLSFRTLQSILDLRAELRAEHYDIAIDLQGSIRSAILAKLSGAKQILGPAAPREKQAAWLYRTKVATHSEHVIPQACEIAGALGIPLAPATVSLPLDKDAEIWAASLPCENSIFLAPSAGWGAKQWPADRYGELARRLAANGYSVLVNAVHPQDPLAKAVVRASDGIATPVVAGIAQLIALTRRMKLVVAGDTGPLHMAAALQVPVVAIFGPTDPARNGPYNTTSRVLRDPSSVRDHRRHAAPEAGLLRITVDQVYAAALELLETHA